The following coding sequences are from one Desulfuromonas sp. TF window:
- a CDS encoding glycosyltransferase family 2 protein, giving the protein MDLSIVITTYNRAPVLERLLLGLEDQTDCNFQVVVAIDGSTDGTEEMLAGLKTAYDLKWVNTHCTGYGLAVARNMGIAATDGEAVVIIDDDSFPEPGFVAAHKQSVVQRTITGGPRNPADPADVRMAWKMRELGRLPARTSMSFDQLRQEWPHAYLIENNICLFREDWIDIGLFSERLKMYGFIGQEFFARAEYLGYSYQYNPDAAILHHGEIEGDNGFLRKKKLRQIRLATFLRPTLMTPAHYQAQVEWARCLSEGRPETLSLPPFLLKAGLAFPWRYMRAVTTETRRHLRRWLC; this is encoded by the coding sequence ATGGACTTGTCGATCGTCATAACTACTTACAACCGCGCCCCGGTTCTCGAACGGCTTCTGCTTGGACTGGAAGATCAGACCGACTGTAATTTCCAGGTCGTCGTCGCGATCGATGGGTCCACGGACGGGACCGAGGAGATGCTTGCAGGGTTGAAGACTGCCTATGATCTGAAATGGGTCAACACACATTGCACGGGTTATGGACTTGCTGTTGCTCGGAACATGGGCATCGCTGCTACCGATGGTGAGGCTGTAGTCATCATTGATGACGATAGTTTCCCCGAACCAGGCTTCGTTGCTGCACACAAGCAATCAGTGGTGCAACGCACGATCACGGGCGGGCCCAGAAACCCGGCCGATCCTGCAGATGTTCGCATGGCCTGGAAAATGCGTGAGCTGGGTCGTCTCCCAGCCCGCACCTCTATGTCGTTCGACCAACTCCGGCAGGAGTGGCCCCATGCTTATTTGATTGAAAACAACATCTGTCTTTTCCGAGAGGATTGGATTGATATCGGCCTTTTCAGCGAAAGATTGAAAATGTATGGATTTATCGGGCAGGAGTTTTTTGCCCGAGCCGAATACCTGGGCTACTCCTACCAATACAACCCTGATGCGGCAATCTTGCATCATGGCGAGATTGAAGGCGACAACGGGTTCCTGCGTAAGAAAAAGCTGAGGCAGATACGCCTTGCCACGTTTTTGCGCCCGACTCTGATGACCCCCGCTCACTACCAGGCACAGGTCGAATGGGCGCGGTGCTTGTCCGAGGGCCGGCCGGAAACCTTATCCCTGCCGCCCTTTCTTCTAAAGGCCGGGCTGGCGTTTCCCTGGCGCTACATGCGTGCCGTAACGACGGAAACCCGGCGGCATCTGCGGCGCTGGCTTTGTTGA
- a CDS encoding glycosyltransferase family 2 protein: MKVSIALAAYNGGAYLAEQLESFAAQTRLPDELVVVDDGSRDGTPDIVRAFAARAPFPVKLVENAENLGYAQNFGKALSLCSGDLLFMSDQDDVWFDRKIEIVADLASRNPGAACLMNDALLTDGELVPAGVSKLGQIRAAGLPDTAFVMGCCAALRRELLDILLPIPEKSPSHDNWLVEVADLFGLTHRCEEPLQYYRRHGANTSNFFVNETQKPSRLDRLSRNLRQLWRRARSSDSLAKEHGFHGALDARIAERREACEQLIGSDRLGEVESKVVRRRETLEARLAIRRRGFGARPLAIITLWRKGGYRASGGVPGVLKDLIVCGSAV; the protein is encoded by the coding sequence GTGAAGGTGTCGATTGCACTGGCGGCATACAACGGCGGCGCCTACCTTGCCGAACAGCTCGAGAGCTTCGCCGCCCAGACGCGGCTGCCGGACGAGCTCGTTGTAGTGGACGACGGTTCGCGGGATGGGACGCCTGACATTGTGCGGGCCTTCGCTGCGCGGGCGCCGTTTCCCGTCAAGCTCGTCGAGAATGCTGAGAACCTGGGCTATGCGCAGAATTTCGGCAAAGCCCTGTCGCTCTGCAGCGGCGACCTGCTCTTCATGAGTGATCAGGACGACGTCTGGTTCGACAGGAAAATCGAGATAGTTGCCGATCTCGCCAGCCGCAATCCCGGCGCCGCCTGCCTCATGAACGATGCCCTGCTGACCGACGGAGAACTGGTCCCGGCCGGCGTGAGCAAGCTCGGCCAGATCCGGGCCGCGGGGCTGCCGGACACCGCCTTCGTCATGGGGTGCTGCGCCGCTCTCAGGCGGGAACTGCTCGACATCCTCCTGCCGATCCCTGAGAAGTCGCCTTCCCACGACAACTGGCTGGTGGAGGTGGCGGACCTTTTCGGACTCACTCACCGCTGCGAAGAGCCCCTGCAGTACTACCGAAGGCACGGCGCCAATACCTCGAATTTTTTCGTCAATGAGACGCAAAAGCCGAGCCGGCTGGACAGGCTTTCCAGGAACCTGCGACAGCTATGGCGAAGAGCCCGATCCAGCGACTCGCTCGCAAAGGAGCATGGTTTTCACGGGGCACTTGACGCCCGGATCGCCGAAAGACGGGAGGCCTGTGAGCAGTTGATCGGTTCTGATCGGCTTGGGGAGGTCGAAAGCAAGGTGGTGAGGCGCCGGGAAACCCTTGAGGCGCGCTTGGCCATCCGGCGTAGGGGCTTTGGCGCACGCCCCCTTGCCATTATCACCCTCTGGCGCAAGGGCGGATATCGCGCCTCCGGTGGAGTCCCGGGGGTATTGAAGGACCTGATAGTCTGCGGATCTGCCGTTTGA
- a CDS encoding glycosyltransferase domain-containing protein codes for MKCLVYTCVFGEYDWIFPPILREAGLDYVVVTDDTGLAVTGWRTLVVDVECFRGAKAANLHHRSLIHRILSGYDYSLYVDGNIRLLGRISKFLEDFSDSGAAMGLYRHPIRSSVREEAETCLKSGKVAEPDRLEAELAYYRSDGFPDDMGLVETGIILKNHRHPDLDRAMALWWQLFEQFGTRDQITLPYVLWKTGVSCMYHADSFRGPNPYFGLYTHRGDQRAPRFYGYVEGRAYDSLCYAAILRAWRFSWSVRRTFRPLLKGIGGSR; via the coding sequence ATGAAGTGTCTGGTTTACACCTGTGTTTTCGGGGAGTATGATTGGATTTTTCCCCCAATCCTCCGTGAAGCCGGCTTGGATTATGTCGTCGTCACTGACGACACCGGATTGGCCGTGACGGGCTGGCGGACCTTGGTCGTTGATGTAGAGTGCTTCCGAGGCGCCAAAGCTGCAAACCTCCATCACCGGTCGCTCATCCACAGGATCCTCTCAGGATATGATTATTCACTCTACGTGGACGGCAACATCAGGCTGCTGGGGCGCATCTCCAAATTCTTAGAGGATTTTTCGGATTCCGGGGCAGCCATGGGCCTGTATCGTCATCCGATCAGGTCATCTGTTCGTGAAGAGGCGGAAACCTGCTTAAAGTCCGGGAAGGTTGCGGAGCCTGATCGCCTTGAGGCTGAACTGGCTTATTATCGGTCTGATGGGTTTCCTGATGATATGGGACTGGTTGAAACTGGAATTATCCTGAAAAATCATCGCCATCCAGATCTCGACCGTGCGATGGCCCTTTGGTGGCAGCTTTTTGAACAATTTGGTACCCGCGACCAGATCACTCTCCCCTATGTACTCTGGAAAACTGGCGTTTCTTGCATGTACCACGCCGACAGTTTCCGCGGTCCGAACCCTTATTTCGGTCTATACACCCATCGTGGCGACCAGCGAGCACCCCGGTTCTATGGTTATGTGGAGGGAAGGGCCTATGATAGCCTGTGTTATGCGGCGATTCTCCGGGCCTGGCGGTTTTCGTGGTCGGTCCGCCGCACCTTTCGGCCACTCCTGAAAGGGATCGGAGGGAGCCGGTGA